A single window of Shewanella sp. Choline-02u-19 DNA harbors:
- a CDS encoding TolC family protein gives MKRSLCALLLVLPLSIQAKPIAFNQAWDQLLKVSDKLQAGTQEVNRAEAERDAGEDMNLPSINLTGSYTRLEKPIELDLRDLNPLASLDPAALPPAIGGALAGIPGSLFVTPFTEQDIFRSSLQAMWPIYTGGKITAAQGIHEAHVAEKEEQLKLTTRDLFVTLVDRYYAVAVTETLAQTKKQLVDSLTLHASHAQKLEQQGQIAKVERLNAQVALENAKVSYGSAKRQSEMAMIALSRMLHEREVDATSSLFMLNNSPSLPQLSQLTMNQHPALKLLEAKEAQAQGLINVEKGSYYPTVFLYGNYTLYEDDSLFSKMEPDWMLGVGVNIPLLSRDGRSGKVEAAKSALLQARYTKAQTQQDLNLLLEQSYRQLLQAQEEVVSLNSSLSLAEENKRLRDIAFRQGLSTSIEKVDAELKLTAVETQQLGAQYRYIQSYARLMAISGQLDEFIGRSLQQGEQNAH, from the coding sequence ATGAAACGTTCGCTCTGTGCTCTTTTGTTGGTTCTTCCGCTGTCGATACAGGCCAAGCCAATTGCGTTTAATCAAGCTTGGGATCAATTACTCAAGGTGAGTGATAAATTGCAAGCGGGCACGCAAGAGGTCAATCGTGCAGAGGCCGAGCGCGATGCTGGTGAAGATATGAATTTACCTTCAATTAACCTCACTGGTAGCTATACACGTCTAGAAAAGCCCATTGAGTTAGATCTGCGCGATCTCAATCCGTTGGCTTCATTGGATCCTGCTGCGTTACCTCCAGCGATAGGTGGTGCATTGGCAGGTATTCCAGGATCGCTATTTGTAACTCCTTTCACCGAACAAGATATCTTCCGCTCTAGTTTGCAAGCGATGTGGCCAATCTACACCGGGGGTAAAATTACTGCGGCGCAAGGTATACACGAAGCCCACGTTGCAGAAAAAGAGGAACAGTTAAAGCTGACCACTCGCGATCTGTTTGTGACTTTAGTTGACCGCTACTATGCAGTGGCAGTGACAGAAACGTTAGCGCAAACTAAAAAGCAGTTGGTAGACTCTCTTACGCTGCATGCTTCACACGCCCAAAAACTTGAACAGCAGGGGCAAATAGCCAAAGTTGAACGACTTAATGCGCAAGTGGCACTCGAAAATGCCAAGGTGAGTTACGGCAGTGCTAAGCGTCAATCTGAGATGGCAATGATTGCCTTATCACGCATGCTACATGAGCGTGAAGTCGACGCGACCTCATCACTGTTTATGCTAAATAATTCGCCGTCATTACCACAGCTATCCCAGCTTACGATGAACCAGCATCCGGCATTAAAGTTACTTGAAGCCAAAGAGGCACAAGCGCAGGGGCTTATCAACGTTGAAAAGGGCAGTTACTACCCAACGGTCTTTCTTTACGGTAATTACACCCTTTATGAAGACGATAGTCTGTTCTCAAAAATGGAACCTGATTGGATGCTTGGTGTTGGGGTTAACATTCCACTGCTAAGCCGTGATGGCCGCAGTGGCAAAGTCGAAGCGGCTAAAAGTGCACTGTTGCAGGCTCGATATACTAAAGCGCAAACCCAACAAGATTTGAATCTACTGTTAGAACAAAGTTACCGCCAATTACTTCAGGCGCAAGAGGAGGTAGTCTCACTCAATAGCTCACTTAGCTTAGCTGAAGAAAATAAACGCTTACGTGACATCGCTTTCAGGCAGGGCTTGTCGACCTCAATTGAAAAAGTGGACGCCGAACTTAAACTCACCGCGGTAGAAACTCAACAACTGGGCGCCCAGTACCGCTATATACAATCGTATGCGAGGCTGATGGCTATTAGCGGTCAGTTAGATGAATTTATTGGCAGAAGCCTTCAGCAAGGGGAACAAAATGCGCACTAA
- a CDS encoding carbon-nitrogen hydrolase family protein encodes MQVSLLQCQSSRSVIENLAFIESQLKQLPRLDDNQQLVVLPECCLLFGGQESQQLDYATDEIHSQLKQDLAALADKYSVVLVAGSIPILAEDGRIYNRCYVFDTDASVLGYYDKLHLFDVEVSDGTKQYRESDAFCPGKHITVVDTPFGKLGLAICYDIRFADLFRALREAGAEIIALPAAFTKVTGEAHWQVLLQARAIETQCFVLAAAQWGIHNNGGRETWGQSMIIGPWGDILAQKPTGTGWVSAQLNMRDLHAVRAKMPIITHNRFQSPTLKQ; translated from the coding sequence ATGCAAGTAAGCCTACTGCAATGTCAGAGCAGCCGCAGCGTAATCGAGAATCTCGCATTTATCGAGTCGCAGCTTAAGCAATTACCTCGGCTGGATGATAATCAACAGCTAGTAGTATTGCCTGAGTGTTGCTTGTTATTTGGTGGACAAGAGAGCCAACAACTCGACTACGCAACAGACGAAATACACAGTCAACTTAAACAAGACTTAGCTGCGCTAGCAGATAAATATAGCGTAGTGTTAGTGGCCGGTAGTATTCCTATATTGGCAGAAGACGGTCGCATCTATAATCGTTGTTATGTGTTTGACACTGATGCAAGCGTATTGGGCTATTACGATAAGCTGCATCTATTCGATGTAGAAGTGTCGGATGGCACCAAGCAATATCGAGAGAGTGATGCATTCTGCCCCGGCAAACATATTACCGTGGTTGATACGCCCTTTGGTAAGCTTGGTTTGGCTATTTGCTACGATATTCGTTTTGCCGATTTATTCAGGGCGCTGCGTGAAGCAGGGGCTGAAATTATTGCACTGCCAGCGGCCTTTACTAAGGTTACCGGTGAGGCTCATTGGCAAGTTCTGCTGCAAGCTCGAGCTATTGAAACCCAATGCTTCGTGTTAGCGGCAGCACAATGGGGCATTCACAATAACGGCGGTCGTGAGACATGGGGCCAAAGTATGATTATCGGCCCTTGGGGAGATATTTTAGCCCAAAAGCCAACGGGTACCGGTTGGGTTAGCGCTCAGCTGAACATGCGAGACTTACATGCCGTGCGGGCAAAGATGCCAATAATAACGCATAACCGCTTTCAGTCGCCAACACTTAAGCAGTAA
- a CDS encoding ABC transporter permease codes for MLKRETAALLDDPWQLALISYIPLLGIIGLWLLFSAGLPRQLPVAVVDLDQSQVTRALARQLQANPVTQPISYTDLASAVDAMQQAEVYALLVLPHGFKRDLLTGKSPTIDIRYNSQFLLVGKLLSSQLQASMADGLKPFAAMKQLAAGVPKAKVAVNLSPVSSQTTALFNRNNNYVGFLVPPVLIALLQLVAMMVFANSLNRELRWNTTSEWVSLGMWKGIAAKVLFYTPIVLLHGGFILALIYLYLGLPIAGSIALLLVAQLLMLLAVWLLVLLIFFVLKDSARVISFCTAMFAPAFAFMGVTFPTHEMPALAQWWRVIMPSSHYIETHIAVVSYGQGWLATLPQFTGYWGFLLLLIPISVLAAKGFDSADNVTAPLAAKEH; via the coding sequence ATGCTAAAAAGAGAAACAGCTGCCCTGTTAGACGATCCTTGGCAGCTGGCGCTTATCAGCTATATTCCGCTATTGGGTATTATTGGATTATGGCTACTATTTAGTGCGGGCTTACCAAGACAACTTCCAGTGGCTGTGGTCGATTTAGATCAAAGCCAAGTGACCCGAGCGCTTGCTCGGCAGTTACAAGCAAACCCTGTTACACAACCCATCAGTTATACCGATCTCGCCAGCGCTGTCGACGCAATGCAACAAGCAGAGGTTTATGCGCTGCTAGTGTTGCCCCACGGCTTTAAACGTGACCTGCTTACAGGTAAAAGCCCGACGATTGATATCCGCTATAATAGCCAGTTTTTATTGGTGGGTAAGTTATTGTCGAGCCAGCTACAAGCAAGCATGGCCGATGGTTTAAAACCATTCGCGGCGATGAAACAACTCGCTGCGGGCGTGCCTAAAGCCAAGGTCGCGGTGAATTTAAGTCCGGTGAGCAGTCAAACAACGGCGTTATTTAACCGTAATAACAACTATGTGGGTTTTCTGGTGCCACCAGTATTGATAGCGTTGCTGCAACTCGTGGCCATGATGGTGTTTGCTAATAGCCTTAATCGAGAGCTACGCTGGAATACCACCTCTGAATGGGTTTCACTCGGGATGTGGAAAGGTATTGCGGCGAAAGTGCTTTTCTATACGCCAATTGTGCTGCTGCATGGTGGCTTTATTCTCGCGCTTATCTATCTGTATTTAGGTTTGCCTATTGCTGGCAGTATCGCGCTACTGTTAGTTGCACAACTGCTGATGTTGCTCGCGGTGTGGTTACTGGTGCTGCTGATCTTCTTCGTCCTAAAAGACAGCGCTAGGGTTATTAGTTTTTGTACCGCTATGTTTGCCCCTGCATTTGCTTTTATGGGCGTGACATTCCCCACCCATGAGATGCCTGCACTTGCCCAATGGTGGCGCGTCATTATGCCATCGAGTCATTATATTGAAACTCATATTGCGGTGGTGAGTTACGGTCAAGGTTGGTTAGCGACCTTGCCCCAGTTTACTGGCTATTGGGGCTTCCTATTGCTACTCATTCCGATTAGCGTATTGGCTGCAAAAGGCTTCGATTCAGCAGATAATGTAACTGCACCACTCGCAGCTAAGGAGCATTAG
- a CDS encoding HlyD family secretion protein, translating to MRTNRILAAIALIALIGILAYGLVLAYSPKPQVLQGQIEAREYNISSKVPGRVEQVLVRRGDKVSQGDLLYAIYSPELKAKLMQAEGGRDAAKAMQQEADNGARKQQISASREEWLKAQAGSKLANTTFDRIEALFNDGVIARQKRDEAFTQWQAAKYTEQAALAMYQMADEGARYETKAAAAGNTRMAEGAVNEVNAILADSQMRSPKTAEVSEVLLQAGELAPSGFPVVSLIDMSDAWAVFQLREDQLKHVKQGQTVLLTIPALERDVEFTVSHIAVMGDFATWRATESGHDFDMRTFQVELRPNEAIADLRVGMSILFAL from the coding sequence ATGCGCACTAACCGTATCTTGGCCGCAATAGCACTTATTGCACTAATCGGAATATTAGCTTACGGACTCGTGTTAGCTTACAGCCCTAAACCACAGGTATTACAGGGGCAGATTGAAGCCCGCGAATATAATATCTCCTCTAAAGTCCCTGGGCGTGTAGAGCAAGTTCTCGTGCGCCGTGGAGATAAAGTTAGCCAAGGCGATCTGCTATATGCGATTTATAGCCCTGAGTTAAAAGCTAAACTAATGCAAGCCGAGGGTGGTCGAGATGCAGCTAAAGCGATGCAGCAAGAGGCTGATAATGGCGCTCGTAAACAGCAAATTTCGGCTTCGAGGGAGGAATGGTTGAAGGCGCAAGCGGGATCTAAACTTGCTAATACCACCTTTGATCGTATTGAAGCACTATTTAATGACGGAGTCATTGCGCGACAAAAGCGTGATGAAGCCTTTACGCAGTGGCAAGCTGCAAAATATACCGAACAAGCTGCATTAGCCATGTATCAAATGGCGGATGAAGGTGCGCGCTATGAAACCAAAGCCGCAGCAGCGGGTAATACTAGAATGGCTGAGGGGGCGGTTAATGAAGTCAATGCCATATTGGCTGATAGTCAGATGCGATCGCCAAAAACAGCTGAGGTTAGCGAGGTTCTCTTGCAGGCGGGTGAGCTAGCGCCTAGCGGTTTCCCAGTGGTGAGTTTAATAGACATGAGTGACGCTTGGGCAGTGTTTCAGTTACGTGAAGATCAGCTAAAGCACGTCAAGCAAGGCCAAACAGTGTTATTAACCATACCCGCACTTGAGCGTGACGTTGAGTTTACCGTTAGCCATATTGCGGTCATGGGTGATTTTGCCACTTGGCGTGCAACTGAAAGCGGTCATGATTTTGATATGCGAACTTTCCAAGTCGAGCTACGCCCGAATGAGGCTATTGCTGACTTGAGAGTCGGTATGTCTATTCTGTTTGCTTTATAA
- a CDS encoding ABC transporter permease gives MSFLQLIIAELKAILADKTIVITVFGGVLFYSILYPLPYLNQVPTEQQLVVVDHDHSSLSRQLIRHADANAKIQVIAKVGSIDKAKKWIESGRAHGLLVIPADFRRDLLLGRGVTLSYGGDASYFLIYSAVAEGLISTGLDAGKSMQRLGLLAQGSGAQAADQSLNVVKLNSIPAFNPSLGYTPYIVPGLFLLILHQTLLIGTSILGASQWKETGYWRQVSPLKLVCGRMVAFMGIYTLLTSYYVGYCYYWYDVSLQASFGTVALLLLPFLLATTAAGIAFSCLFTRRDLPTQVLLLISMPILFVSGFVWPTALIPESVVAVSQIFPAVPGIMAMLELNQMGASWQSIMPQWLQLWAMTAFYFALAYVGAKARLTAHLKADVHQSELTP, from the coding sequence ATGAGCTTCTTGCAGCTTATCATCGCAGAATTAAAAGCTATTTTGGCTGACAAAACCATTGTTATTACGGTATTTGGTGGCGTGCTTTTTTACTCTATTCTTTATCCGTTACCGTATCTTAATCAAGTGCCGACAGAGCAACAGCTGGTGGTGGTGGATCACGACCATTCATCATTAAGCCGTCAGCTTATTCGTCATGCAGATGCCAATGCAAAAATTCAAGTGATCGCCAAAGTGGGTTCAATTGATAAGGCTAAAAAATGGATAGAATCTGGACGAGCTCATGGCCTGTTGGTTATTCCGGCAGACTTTAGGCGCGATCTATTACTGGGTCGTGGAGTGACATTAAGTTATGGCGGCGATGCGAGTTACTTTTTAATATACTCCGCCGTTGCAGAGGGGCTTATTTCAACGGGGCTTGATGCAGGGAAGAGTATGCAGCGGTTGGGGTTACTGGCTCAAGGCAGTGGTGCGCAAGCGGCAGATCAAAGCCTTAATGTGGTTAAACTCAATAGTATTCCCGCTTTTAATCCAAGTTTAGGCTACACCCCTTATATTGTACCTGGGCTGTTCCTATTAATTTTGCATCAAACATTGTTGATTGGGACCAGTATTCTCGGTGCTAGTCAGTGGAAAGAAACCGGCTATTGGCGGCAGGTAAGCCCGCTTAAATTAGTGTGTGGTCGCATGGTAGCCTTTATGGGGATTTATACACTGCTGACTAGTTACTATGTTGGGTATTGTTACTATTGGTATGACGTGAGTTTACAGGCAAGCTTTGGCACGGTTGCATTATTGCTATTGCCTTTCTTACTGGCCACTACCGCTGCTGGTATTGCTTTTAGTTGCTTGTTTACCCGACGCGATCTACCTACTCAAGTGTTACTGCTGATCTCCATGCCGATTCTGTTTGTGTCAGGCTTTGTGTGGCCGACAGCGTTAATCCCAGAGTCTGTTGTGGCAGTGTCGCAAATCTTTCCCGCAGTGCCAGGTATTATGGCGATGTTAGAGCTCAATCAAATGGGCGCGTCGTGGCAGAGTATTATGCCGCAATGGCTACAGTTATGGGCGATGACAGCATTTTACTTTGCGTTGGCATATGTTGGCGCTAAAGCCCGCTTAACCGCTCACTTAAAAGCTGATGTGCACCAATCTGAATTAACACCTTAG
- the tldD gene encoding metalloprotease TldD, with protein MSFLTQVGHSLLQDGLAIDDLQSYLKRIHEHKIDFSDLYFQGSRHESWVLEDGIVKDGSFHIERGVGVRAITGEKTGFAYADEITPAALEAAATAARSIAVSGGSGRVNAWKQQHDKALYISSDPIAAMEEIKKIALLKEADVYIRSLDKRIIQVVVSLSGVHEEILVAASDGTLAADIRPLVRFNCSVILEENGKRERGGSGGGGRHSYDVLLANADDGLPYCFAFAREAVRQASVNMQAVDAPAGEMPVVLGAGWPGVLLHEAVGHGLEGDFNRKGSSAFSGKMGQQVASKLVTVVDDGTMVDRRGSLSIDDEGTPTQKTVLIEDGILKGYMQDKLNAGLMGERSTGNGRRESYAHLPMPRMTNTYMEAGESDPTEIIKSVKNGIYAPNFGGGQVDITSGKFVFSASEAYLIENGEITQPIKGATLIGNGPEAMSQISMVGNDLELDKGVGVCGKDGQSVPVGVGQPTLKLDKLTVGGTA; from the coding sequence ATGTCATTTTTAACCCAAGTTGGACACAGCCTACTGCAAGATGGACTGGCGATAGATGATCTACAAAGCTATTTAAAGCGTATTCATGAGCATAAAATTGATTTTTCAGATCTGTATTTTCAAGGTAGCCGCCACGAGTCTTGGGTGTTGGAAGATGGCATCGTTAAAGACGGCAGTTTCCATATTGAACGTGGCGTGGGTGTTAGAGCGATAACCGGTGAAAAAACAGGTTTTGCTTATGCGGATGAAATTACCCCCGCAGCATTAGAAGCTGCCGCAACTGCCGCTCGCAGTATTGCAGTATCTGGCGGTAGCGGACGCGTTAACGCTTGGAAGCAACAGCATGATAAAGCGCTTTATATAAGTTCAGATCCCATTGCCGCCATGGAAGAGATTAAAAAAATAGCCTTACTTAAAGAAGCCGATGTCTATATTCGTAGTCTCGATAAACGAATTATTCAGGTAGTAGTGAGTCTGTCTGGAGTGCATGAAGAGATATTAGTTGCCGCAAGTGATGGCACTTTAGCGGCCGATATTAGACCGTTAGTTCGATTTAATTGCAGTGTTATTTTAGAAGAAAATGGCAAGCGAGAGCGCGGTGGTTCTGGTGGTGGCGGGCGTCATAGTTACGATGTGCTGTTAGCCAATGCTGATGATGGCTTACCATATTGCTTTGCTTTTGCGCGTGAAGCTGTACGCCAAGCATCAGTCAATATGCAAGCGGTCGATGCTCCAGCAGGTGAGATGCCGGTAGTGTTAGGCGCGGGCTGGCCTGGCGTATTGCTGCATGAAGCGGTCGGGCATGGCCTAGAAGGCGACTTTAACCGTAAGGGGAGTAGTGCATTTAGCGGCAAAATGGGTCAACAAGTGGCCTCTAAATTGGTCACCGTAGTCGACGATGGCACCATGGTCGATCGTCGTGGCTCGTTAAGCATTGATGATGAAGGTACACCGACTCAAAAAACAGTATTGATTGAAGACGGGATCTTAAAAGGCTATATGCAAGATAAGCTCAATGCTGGACTTATGGGGGAGCGCTCTACCGGTAATGGTCGCCGTGAGTCTTATGCTCATTTGCCGATGCCGCGTATGACAAATACCTATATGGAAGCGGGCGAGTCAGATCCAACCGAGATCATCAAATCTGTTAAGAACGGGATTTATGCGCCTAATTTTGGTGGTGGCCAAGTGGATATTACCTCCGGTAAGTTTGTGTTCTCTGCATCAGAAGCTTATTTAATTGAGAATGGCGAGATTACCCAGCCGATTAAGGGAGCAACCTTGATAGGCAATGGACCAGAGGCTATGAGCCAAATTTCGATGGTGGGTAATGACCTTGAACTCGATAAAGGTGTTGGTGTGTGTGGTAAAGATGGGCAAAGTGTACCTGTAGGTGTTGGTCAACCAACATTAAAATTGGACAAGTTGACAGTAGGCGGCACTGCGTAA